In Sebaldella termitidis ATCC 33386, one DNA window encodes the following:
- a CDS encoding methionine ABC transporter permease — protein sequence MQFDWAEFFNFGNMLIPLWETVYMVLISMFFALLIGMPLGVLLVTSSENHIAPNRSLNKILDIILINITRSIPFIILMVVLIPIARGIIGKSFGNEAFIVYLALGSAPFVARVIEGALNEVDKGLIEASKSLGATNFHIITKVMLPEALPSLIHGMVLALITLIGYSAMAGIVGGGGLGNQAVVAGFQNSNPAIIWKATLIIILLVQVIQFFGNLIVKKIYKKRGK from the coding sequence ATGCAATTTGACTGGGCTGAATTTTTTAATTTTGGAAATATGCTTATTCCCCTCTGGGAAACCGTATATATGGTTTTAATATCTATGTTTTTTGCACTGCTTATAGGAATGCCTCTGGGAGTCCTTCTTGTAACAAGCTCTGAAAATCATATTGCACCTAACAGAAGTCTGAATAAAATTTTGGATATTATCCTTATTAATATTACAAGATCAATTCCTTTTATTATATTAATGGTAGTATTGATTCCTATAGCAAGAGGCATTATAGGAAAATCATTCGGGAATGAAGCGTTTATTGTTTATCTGGCACTTGGCTCGGCTCCGTTTGTTGCACGTGTAATAGAGGGCGCTTTGAATGAGGTAGACAAGGGGCTGATAGAAGCTTCAAAATCACTGGGAGCTACTAATTTTCACATAATAACAAAGGTGATGCTTCCGGAAGCACTTCCGTCTTTGATACACGGAATGGTACTTGCTCTTATAACACTCATAGGATATTCTGCAATGGCAGGTATAGTAGGCGGAGGAGGACTTGGAAACCAGGCGGTAGTAGCCGGTTTTCAGAACAGCAATCCTGCTATAATATGGAAAGCAACACTGATCATTATATTATTGGTACAGGTAATACAATTTTTTGGCAACCTTATAGTAAAAAAAATATATAAAAAACGAGGGAAATAG
- a CDS encoding MetQ/NlpA family ABC transporter substrate-binding protein: protein MKKFLIGILTLGVIFSCGKKEETPAADTGNPEAQKEQKLVIGATPTPHAEILEQVKEELKKEGVDLEIKIFDDYVLPNRLLGEKTLDANYFQHVPYMEEFAQKNNMELVAVAKIHVEPLAVYSKSVKDLSELPEGADVLIPNDPTNRGRALILLDKSGIIKLKDNQKLDSTIEDIAENPKKLKVTALNADQIPTRLGEVGAAVINGNFAMKNNLNPLTDSIFIEDKDSPYANVITVLKGNENDERVQKLVKALQSEKIKKFIEEKYQGSVVPAF, encoded by the coding sequence ATGAAAAAATTTTTAATAGGAATTCTGACATTGGGTGTAATATTTTCTTGCGGAAAAAAAGAAGAAACACCTGCAGCTGATACAGGAAATCCAGAAGCACAAAAAGAACAGAAACTGGTAATTGGGGCAACACCAACACCGCATGCAGAAATTCTAGAACAGGTAAAAGAAGAACTGAAAAAAGAAGGAGTAGATCTTGAAATAAAAATATTTGATGACTATGTACTTCCAAACAGACTTCTTGGAGAAAAAACGCTGGATGCGAACTATTTTCAGCATGTTCCTTATATGGAAGAATTTGCACAGAAAAATAATATGGAGCTTGTTGCAGTAGCAAAAATACATGTGGAACCGCTTGCTGTATATTCTAAAAGTGTTAAGGATTTATCTGAACTGCCTGAAGGTGCAGATGTATTAATTCCAAACGATCCTACTAACAGAGGAAGAGCATTGATATTACTGGATAAAAGCGGAATAATTAAATTAAAGGATAACCAAAAACTTGACTCTACAATTGAGGATATAGCTGAAAATCCTAAAAAACTGAAAGTTACAGCATTAAATGCCGATCAGATTCCAACAAGACTTGGTGAAGTTGGGGCAGCAGTAATTAATGGTAATTTTGCAATGAAAAATAATCTGAATCCGCTTACAGACAGCATATTTATCGAAGATAAGGATTCACCTTATGCAAATGTGATTACGGTTCTAAAAGGAAATGAAAATGACGAGAGAGTACAGAAATTGGTAAAAGCACTTCAAAGTGAAAAAATTAAAAAATTTATTGAAGAAAAATATCAGGGATCTGTAGTACCGGCATTTTAA
- a CDS encoding MetQ/NlpA family ABC transporter substrate-binding protein, protein MKKILLGILMGAFLLSCGNKEDTAAKPEGEKVLSVAATPEPHGEILKEAVPLMAKEGIELKVEIFNDYVMPNKVLTEKSVDANIFQHKPFLDNYNEKNGTDIVDVARSYTAPLALYSDKYKALGELEDGAEILIANDPTNLARSLILLDKNGIIKLKDPNNVVATLEDIVENPKNLKITTITADQIAIRLKEVGAAVIPGNYAVKNGLNPRESLAVESKDSPYVNIIAVLKGNENDERIQTLIKVLHSDEMKKIVEEKYQGSVMPTF, encoded by the coding sequence ATGAAAAAGATATTACTGGGAATACTAATGGGGGCATTTTTGCTTTCATGCGGAAACAAAGAGGATACAGCGGCAAAACCTGAAGGGGAAAAAGTTCTTTCGGTAGCAGCTACGCCTGAGCCTCATGGTGAAATACTGAAAGAAGCAGTACCGCTTATGGCAAAAGAAGGTATAGAGCTTAAAGTGGAGATTTTTAATGATTATGTAATGCCGAATAAGGTTCTTACGGAAAAATCCGTTGATGCAAATATATTTCAGCATAAGCCGTTTTTAGATAACTATAATGAGAAAAACGGAACAGATATAGTGGATGTGGCAAGAAGCTATACAGCGCCGCTTGCACTCTATTCAGACAAATATAAGGCTCTTGGCGAGCTGGAAGACGGAGCAGAAATTTTGATAGCAAATGATCCTACGAATCTGGCAAGATCATTGATACTGCTGGATAAAAACGGTATTATAAAATTAAAGGACCCAAATAATGTTGTAGCTACACTTGAGGATATAGTGGAAAATCCTAAAAATCTGAAAATAACAACAATAACAGCGGATCAGATAGCAATAAGATTAAAAGAAGTGGGTGCAGCAGTAATTCCGGGAAACTATGCAGTGAAAAACGGGCTTAATCCAAGAGAAAGTCTAGCAGTAGAAAGCAAAGATTCACCATATGTTAATATTATCGCAGTATTAAAAGGAAACGAAAATGATGAAAGAATACAGACATTAATAAAAGTACTTCATAGTGATGAAATGAAGAAAATAGTCGAGGAGAAATATCAAGGTTCAGTAATGCCGACATTCTAA